The following are encoded together in the Dyella terrae genome:
- a CDS encoding glutaminyl-peptide cyclotransferase, with protein MIRWRFLAAAFCALAATAAAHAAAPVYGYRVVKVYPHDTSAYTEGLFYKDGYLYESTGEAGDSTVRKVELESGKVVQRHDLPSQYFGEGIVDWGSQIVQLTWKDQLGFVYDMASFKQQRTFYYAGEGWALTRNNKQIYMSNGTSQLQVLDPNTLAVVNTINVTDDGRPVVNLNELEWVKGEIYANVWLTNRIARIDPTTGHVTGWIDLTGLFDVSTLPDPGNDVLNGIAYDAKRDRLFVTGKRWPKLFEITLVPRSP; from the coding sequence ATGATCCGCTGGCGCTTTTTGGCCGCCGCATTCTGCGCACTCGCGGCCACCGCCGCTGCTCACGCTGCCGCGCCCGTCTATGGCTACCGCGTGGTGAAGGTCTATCCGCACGATACCTCGGCCTATACCGAGGGCCTGTTTTACAAGGACGGCTATCTCTACGAGAGCACGGGCGAAGCTGGCGACTCCACCGTGCGCAAGGTGGAGCTGGAGAGCGGCAAGGTCGTGCAGCGCCATGATCTGCCGTCGCAGTATTTCGGCGAAGGCATCGTAGATTGGGGTTCGCAGATCGTGCAGCTGACCTGGAAGGATCAGCTCGGCTTTGTCTATGACATGGCCTCGTTCAAACAGCAGCGTACTTTTTATTACGCTGGTGAAGGCTGGGCGCTGACTCGCAACAACAAGCAGATCTACATGAGCAACGGCACGTCGCAGTTGCAGGTCCTCGATCCAAACACGCTAGCCGTTGTAAACACCATCAATGTCACCGACGACGGCCGACCGGTGGTCAATCTCAACGAGCTGGAATGGGTGAAGGGTGAGATCTACGCCAACGTGTGGCTCACCAACCGCATCGCCCGCATCGACCCCACCACGGGCCACGTCACGGGCTGGATCGACCTGACCGGCCTGTTCGACGTCAGCACACTGCCCGACCCCGGCAACGACGTGCTCAACGGCATCGCCTATGACGCCAAGCGCGACCGCCTGTTTGTCACTGGCAAGCGCTGGCCGAAGCTGTTCGAGATCACCCTGGTGCCACGCAGCCCTTAA
- a CDS encoding M28 family metallopeptidase — translation MRYVPLLLPLALSLAVSTAYADESPVQPRAQPSLLALSTAPSETELHATIAKLVSFGTRHTLSDTTSDKRGIGAARRWVKSQFEAIAKECGGCIEVVTPSQVFTGKRVPQPTEVMDVVAIKRGKTDPKRVIVMTGHLDSRVTDVMNAKSDAPGANDDASGVAALMEAARLLSKQDNDATLVFAALSGEEQGLYGGKVLADYAVQQGWQVQADLNNDIVGNSHGQNGVLDNTTVRIFSEGTKSNETPEQAKYRAYHGGEVDSPSRNVARYMEQIGSTYLPDLRVHMVYRTDRYSRGGDQVPFLEAGYPGVRVTEGHEDYTRQHQDLRTEKGIKYGDTIDGVDFRYLARVTALNTVTMAALSRAPAPPSGVSTEGALATDTTVHWKKVPGAAGYVVHWRDTTAPQWQYSRSVGDVDQAVIKDVVIDDWFFGVSAVSAEGYESPVVFPGDAGSFERSPAPKSP, via the coding sequence ATGCGCTACGTTCCCCTGTTGCTGCCGCTGGCACTCAGCCTCGCCGTCTCCACCGCGTACGCCGACGAGTCACCGGTACAGCCGCGCGCGCAACCGTCGCTGCTGGCGCTGTCCACGGCGCCGAGCGAAACGGAGCTGCACGCGACCATCGCCAAGCTGGTGAGCTTCGGCACACGCCATACGCTCTCCGATACCACCTCTGACAAGCGCGGCATCGGCGCCGCGCGCCGCTGGGTGAAATCGCAGTTCGAGGCCATCGCCAAGGAATGCGGCGGCTGTATCGAAGTGGTCACGCCCTCGCAGGTGTTCACCGGCAAGCGCGTCCCGCAGCCGACGGAAGTGATGGACGTGGTGGCGATCAAGCGCGGCAAGACCGATCCCAAGCGCGTGATTGTGATGACCGGCCACCTGGATTCGCGCGTCACCGATGTGATGAACGCCAAGTCCGACGCACCGGGCGCGAACGACGATGCCTCTGGCGTGGCCGCGCTGATGGAAGCGGCGCGACTGCTGTCCAAGCAGGACAACGATGCCACCCTGGTATTCGCCGCGCTGTCTGGCGAGGAGCAGGGTCTGTATGGTGGCAAGGTACTAGCCGACTACGCCGTGCAGCAGGGCTGGCAGGTGCAGGCCGACCTCAACAACGACATCGTGGGCAACAGCCACGGCCAGAACGGCGTGCTGGACAACACCACGGTGCGTATCTTCTCCGAAGGCACAAAGAGCAACGAGACGCCGGAGCAAGCGAAGTACCGCGCCTATCACGGCGGCGAAGTGGATTCGCCCTCACGCAACGTGGCGCGCTACATGGAGCAGATCGGCTCGACCTATCTGCCGGACCTGCGCGTGCACATGGTCTACCGCACCGATCGCTACAGCCGTGGCGGTGATCAAGTGCCGTTCCTTGAAGCAGGCTACCCCGGCGTGCGCGTCACCGAGGGCCACGAGGATTACACCCGCCAGCACCAGGATCTGCGCACTGAGAAGGGCATCAAATACGGTGACACCATCGACGGCGTCGACTTCCGTTACCTCGCCCGTGTCACCGCGCTCAACACTGTGACCATGGCCGCGCTCAGTCGCGCCCCTGCGCCGCCCAGCGGCGTCAGCACCGAGGGTGCACTCGCCACCGACACCACCGTGCACTGGAAGAAGGTGCCGGGTGCCGCTGGCTACGTGGTGCACTGGCGTGACACCACCGCACCGCAGTGGCAGTACAGCCGCTCCGTGGGCGATGTGGACCAGGCGGTGATCAAGGATGTGGTGATCGACGACTGGTTCTTCGGCGTCTCGGCCGTCTCCGCCGAGGGCTACGAAAGCCCGGTGGTATTCCCCGGTGATGCGGGCAGTTTCGAGCGCTCGCCGGCCCCAAAATCGCCGTGA
- a CDS encoding DUF2167 domain-containing protein, producing the protein MFRKTLPLALALLAGFVLAAPVAAMPDAKGEHQMTAEEFVASLHPKTGDVTIPEAKATLKLANGYSFLSASDAQRVLTQAWDNPPDDSVLGLILPSTDAHSVLDDSAWAVVVTFVDEGYVSDKDAAKIDYDDMLKDLKKATQDNNADRLKEGYPAIELVGWAEPPRYDPSTHKLYWARDLKFKKADGSDDGQTLNYAIRVLGRRGYLSLNAIAPIKQLDKVRADMPDVVAMAEFDQGERYADYNAGTDKAAAYGIAALVAGGIAAKAGLFAKLGILLLAFKKFIVIGIAAVGGFFAKLFKRKKA; encoded by the coding sequence ATGTTTCGCAAAACGCTACCGCTGGCGCTGGCCCTGCTTGCCGGCTTTGTCCTGGCCGCCCCCGTCGCGGCCATGCCCGACGCCAAGGGCGAACACCAGATGACGGCGGAGGAGTTCGTCGCCTCACTGCACCCGAAGACGGGCGACGTAACCATTCCGGAGGCCAAGGCCACGTTGAAGCTGGCCAACGGCTACAGCTTCCTATCCGCCAGCGATGCACAGCGCGTGCTGACGCAGGCCTGGGACAACCCGCCCGACGACAGCGTGCTGGGCCTGATCCTGCCGAGCACCGACGCGCATTCGGTGCTGGACGACAGCGCCTGGGCCGTGGTCGTCACCTTCGTCGACGAAGGCTATGTGTCCGACAAGGACGCCGCCAAGATCGACTACGACGACATGCTCAAGGACCTGAAGAAGGCCACGCAGGACAACAATGCGGATCGCCTCAAGGAAGGCTATCCCGCCATCGAACTGGTCGGTTGGGCCGAACCGCCGCGCTATGATCCCTCCACGCACAAGCTGTACTGGGCACGCGACCTGAAGTTCAAGAAGGCCGACGGCAGCGATGACGGCCAAACGCTCAACTACGCCATCCGCGTACTGGGTCGCCGGGGTTATCTGTCGCTCAACGCCATCGCACCGATCAAACAGCTCGACAAGGTGCGCGCAGACATGCCCGACGTGGTGGCCATGGCCGAGTTCGATCAGGGCGAGCGTTACGCCGACTACAACGCTGGCACTGATAAGGCCGCTGCCTATGGCATCGCCGCGCTGGTGGCGGGCGGCATCGCGGCCAAGGCAGGCTTGTTCGCCAAGCTCGGCATATTGCTGCTCGCATTCAAGAAATTCATCGTGATCGGCATTGCCGCCGTCGGCGGCTTCTTCGCCAAGCTCTTCAAGCGCAAGAAGGCTTGA
- a CDS encoding ArsR/SmtB family transcription factor — protein MNDAVSPSRYQLAEIGALLAEPARAAMLLALIDGTSRPAGELARAAGVGAATGSAHLKRLLEGGLLAVHEQGRHRYYHLANDDVAALIERLALPRTRPVLPDPTGGNRALCTARTCYRHLAGRLGVGLCDALLQRGYLQTASEGMRLLESGVQALADAGLDASRVEALLPLTGRGCLDWTERRLHLGGPLGVSLTDALLDAGWLRRRASSRALQPSDDGLRRLIALGVPWESDR, from the coding sequence ATGAACGATGCAGTCTCCCCGAGCCGATACCAGCTGGCCGAGATCGGCGCACTGCTCGCCGAGCCGGCTCGCGCCGCTATGTTGCTGGCGTTGATCGATGGCACGTCGCGTCCCGCAGGCGAACTGGCGCGAGCTGCGGGCGTGGGGGCGGCGACGGGCAGCGCGCATCTCAAGCGCTTGCTGGAAGGCGGTTTGTTGGCGGTACACGAGCAGGGCCGCCATCGCTACTACCACTTGGCCAACGACGATGTCGCGGCCTTGATCGAAAGGCTCGCCTTGCCGCGCACGCGGCCGGTGCTGCCCGATCCCACCGGTGGCAATCGTGCCTTGTGCACAGCGCGGACCTGTTATCGGCATCTCGCCGGGCGGCTGGGTGTGGGCTTGTGTGATGCGCTCCTGCAGCGTGGTTACCTGCAGACGGCGAGCGAAGGCATGCGTCTTCTGGAGAGTGGCGTCCAGGCGCTCGCCGACGCCGGACTCGATGCGTCGCGCGTCGAAGCCCTGCTGCCGTTGACGGGGCGGGGATGTCTGGATTGGACGGAGCGGCGCCTGCATCTGGGCGGTCCACTCGGTGTATCGCTGACTGACGCGTTGCTCGATGCGGGTTGGCTCAGGCGTCGGGCGAGCAGTCGTGCGCTGCAACCTAGTGACGATGGCTTGCGGCGCCTGATCGCACTGGGCGTACCGTGGGAGAGCGACCGTTGA
- a CDS encoding flavin reductase family protein produces the protein MDMHRYPDMRIIRPSILYFGTPVVLITTRNPDGSTNITPMSSAWALANRIVIGLTGGGQGLANLRREGECVLNLAGEDMHRGVERIAPTTGRQPVPPWKQATGYRHEADKFALGGWHAAPSLAVKPPRIMECPLQLEARLLLDVDRPLDAWSDGPGGYAILELEVLHVHAHEDVTVPDTQHVDPQRYRPLFYLFRHYVGPGKPMGRTFKAEV, from the coding sequence ATGGACATGCATCGCTACCCCGACATGCGGATCATCCGCCCTTCCATCCTCTACTTCGGTACGCCGGTGGTGCTGATCACCACGCGCAACCCGGATGGCTCCACCAACATCACGCCGATGTCATCCGCCTGGGCTCTGGCTAACCGCATCGTCATCGGCCTGACTGGCGGCGGACAGGGCCTGGCGAACCTGCGGCGCGAAGGCGAGTGCGTGCTCAACCTTGCCGGCGAGGACATGCATCGCGGCGTGGAACGCATTGCGCCAACCACTGGCCGCCAGCCCGTGCCGCCCTGGAAACAGGCCACGGGCTATCGCCATGAAGCGGACAAGTTCGCGCTCGGCGGCTGGCATGCCGCGCCGTCCCTTGCGGTGAAACCGCCGCGCATCATGGAATGCCCGCTGCAACTGGAAGCCCGCTTGTTGTTGGATGTCGATCGCCCGCTGGACGCGTGGAGCGACGGCCCGGGCGGTTACGCCATCCTCGAACTGGAAGTGCTCCACGTGCACGCGCATGAGGACGTCACCGTGCCCGACACGCAGCATGTCGACCCGCAGCGCTACCGGCCGCTGTTCTACCTGTTCCGCCATTACGTGGGGCCCGGCAAGCCCATGGGCAGGACGTTTAAAGCGGAAGTTTGA
- a CDS encoding NAD-dependent epimerase/dehydratase family protein, which yields MRILVTGSSGHLGKALVRTLLDDGHEVIGLDVAEGPYTHRVGSIADRAFVKRCIAGAATVFHPATLHKPHVATHARQDFLDVNLTGTLNLLEEAVATGVESFVYTSTTSVFGDALTPHTNEPAAWVTEDLASVPKNIYGVTKSAAEDLCQLFQRNQGLSTMVLRTSRFFPEEDDDRTVRARYTDDNLKANEYLHRRVDIEDVVSAHLLAARRAPMLGFRRYIISATTPFLPEDLAELRVHAPLVVRRRVPGYEAVYAQHGWKIAQGIDRVYVNQRARDELGWTPRHDFAALLARLQAGGDIRSPLAREIGSKGYHADAFSDGPYPVES from the coding sequence ATGCGCATTCTGGTCACGGGCAGTTCGGGTCATCTGGGCAAGGCGCTGGTGCGCACACTGCTCGATGACGGTCACGAGGTCATCGGGCTGGACGTAGCCGAGGGGCCCTACACACACCGCGTGGGCTCCATCGCCGACCGCGCCTTTGTAAAGCGTTGCATCGCTGGCGCTGCCACCGTGTTCCACCCGGCCACGCTGCACAAGCCACATGTCGCCACGCACGCCCGACAGGATTTTCTCGACGTCAATCTCACCGGCACGCTGAACCTGCTGGAGGAAGCCGTCGCCACCGGCGTGGAGTCCTTCGTCTACACCAGCACCACCAGCGTATTCGGCGACGCGCTCACCCCGCACACCAACGAGCCGGCCGCGTGGGTCACCGAAGACCTGGCATCCGTACCCAAGAACATCTACGGCGTCACCAAGTCAGCCGCCGAGGACCTGTGCCAGCTGTTCCAGCGCAACCAGGGCCTGTCCACCATGGTGCTGCGCACCTCGCGTTTCTTCCCCGAGGAAGACGACGATCGCACCGTGCGTGCGCGCTACACCGACGACAACCTCAAGGCGAACGAGTACCTCCACCGTCGCGTCGACATCGAAGATGTAGTGAGCGCTCATCTGCTCGCCGCACGCCGCGCCCCCATGCTCGGCTTTCGCCGCTACATCATCAGCGCCACCACACCGTTCCTGCCGGAAGATCTGGCTGAGCTGCGTGTACACGCACCCTTGGTGGTGCGTCGACGCGTCCCTGGTTACGAAGCGGTCTATGCGCAGCACGGGTGGAAGATCGCGCAGGGCATTGATCGTGTGTACGTGAATCAGCGTGCGCGTGATGAGTTGGGTTGGACGCCACGCCATGACTTTGCCGCGCTGTTGGCGCGGTTGCAGGCGGGTGGGGACATTCGCAGTCCACTCGCTCGGGAGATTGGGTCAAAGGGGTATCACGCGGACGCGTTTAGTGATGGGCCTTATCCCGTCGAATCATGA
- a CDS encoding YceI family protein, giving the protein MSLPYRTHAALTSALLLLLAAGTANAAAATYVIDPAHTYPSFEADHFGGLSTWRGKFDRTSGKVTLDKAAGTGSVDITVDATSVNFGLDKMNETARGKELFDVAQYPTATYRGQLAGFVNGAPTRVDGSLTLHGVTRPLELTIKSFKCVPHPLYKRELCGADAYATFKRDAFGMDSGKDYGFNMDVTLRIQVEALIDDGSAGKVALAAPTH; this is encoded by the coding sequence ATGTCCCTGCCCTACCGCACGCACGCCGCCCTCACCAGCGCTCTGCTGCTCCTGCTCGCCGCTGGTACGGCAAATGCCGCTGCCGCCACCTATGTCATCGACCCCGCACATACCTATCCCAGTTTCGAGGCTGACCACTTCGGCGGGCTATCCACCTGGCGCGGCAAGTTCGACCGTACTTCCGGCAAGGTCACGCTGGACAAGGCCGCCGGCACCGGCAGCGTAGATATCACCGTCGACGCCACCAGCGTGAATTTCGGCCTGGACAAGATGAACGAGACGGCGCGCGGCAAAGAATTGTTCGACGTGGCGCAGTACCCCACCGCCACCTACCGCGGCCAGCTCGCCGGGTTCGTCAACGGTGCGCCGACGCGGGTGGATGGCTCACTCACCCTGCATGGCGTGACGCGCCCGCTGGAACTGACCATCAAAAGCTTCAAGTGCGTGCCGCATCCGCTCTACAAGCGCGAGCTGTGCGGAGCGGATGCCTATGCCACGTTCAAGCGTGATGCCTTCGGCATGGACAGCGGCAAGGACTACGGCTTCAACATGGACGTGACACTGCGCATTCAGGTGGAAGCTCTGATCGACGACGGCAGCGCCGGCAAAGTCGCGCTCGCTGCGCCCACCCACTGA
- a CDS encoding glutathione S-transferase family protein, translating into MSLTLYMHPLAAYCHKALIALYENDTPFHSHLVDLADDTQRAAFYALWPIGKFPVLNDHTRGCLVPESSIIIEYLARHYPGKVALVPEDPDEAREVRFRDRFYDQYVAEPMQKVITDRLRPDGQHDHYGVAQAREKLRSALDLIEREFERDNGKRQWGAGEHYSMADCAASPALFYANFVIPLEDEHPLTAAYLLRLMQRPSYARVLREAAPYLHMVPSEPVEA; encoded by the coding sequence ATGTCACTCACACTCTACATGCATCCGCTGGCAGCCTATTGCCACAAGGCGCTGATCGCGCTGTACGAGAACGACACACCCTTCCATTCCCATCTGGTGGATCTGGCAGATGACACGCAACGCGCCGCGTTCTACGCGCTGTGGCCGATCGGCAAATTTCCCGTGCTCAACGACCACACGCGGGGCTGCCTGGTGCCAGAGTCCAGCATCATCATCGAATATCTTGCGCGGCATTATCCCGGCAAGGTCGCGCTAGTTCCCGAGGATCCCGACGAGGCGCGTGAAGTGCGCTTCCGCGACCGCTTCTACGACCAGTATGTCGCCGAGCCGATGCAGAAGGTGATCACCGACCGGCTACGTCCCGATGGTCAGCACGATCACTACGGCGTAGCGCAGGCACGAGAGAAGCTGCGCTCTGCGCTGGACTTGATCGAACGCGAGTTCGAGCGCGATAACGGCAAGCGCCAGTGGGGCGCCGGCGAGCACTACAGCATGGCCGATTGCGCGGCGTCGCCCGCGCTGTTCTATGCCAACTTCGTGATACCGCTGGAAGACGAGCACCCGCTCACGGCGGCCTACCTGCTTCGCTTAATGCAACGCCCATCGTATGCACGTGTGCTACGTGAGGCGGCGCCCTACCTGCACATGGTCCCTTCCGAACCCGTCGAAGCCTGA
- a CDS encoding SRPBCC family protein — protein MFIALIIIVAVIAVVLIVAAMRPDQFRIERSATIQATPERIFPLINDLHRWQSWSPYEKKDPDMQRSFEGPSSGPGAAYGWNGNKNIGSGRMEISESMPSSHVRLQLEFFTPFKASNTADFVLDPQGAATRITWSMQGRANFMSKLMGVVFNIDKMVGKDFEDGLVNLRRLTEEPA, from the coding sequence ATGTTCATCGCACTCATCATTATCGTGGCCGTCATCGCCGTTGTGCTGATCGTGGCCGCCATGCGCCCGGATCAATTCCGCATCGAGCGCTCGGCCACCATCCAGGCAACGCCCGAACGCATCTTTCCGCTCATCAACGATCTGCATCGCTGGCAGTCATGGTCGCCGTACGAGAAGAAAGACCCCGATATGCAACGCAGCTTTGAGGGACCATCGTCAGGCCCCGGCGCCGCCTATGGCTGGAACGGCAACAAGAACATCGGCAGTGGGCGCATGGAGATCAGCGAATCCATGCCGTCCTCGCACGTGCGCCTACAACTGGAATTCTTTACCCCGTTCAAGGCGAGCAACACCGCCGATTTCGTGCTCGACCCACAGGGCGCCGCAACGCGTATCACCTGGTCCATGCAAGGCCGCGCCAACTTCATGAGCAAACTGATGGGCGTGGTGTTCAACATCGACAAGATGGTCGGCAAAGACTTTGAGGACGGCCTGGTCAACTTGCGTAGGCTGACCGAAGAACCGGCCTGA
- a CDS encoding M13 family metallopeptidase gives MVSRILAAACACALAFGTAHAADASTGKPHYGAWGFDQAGGDSSVKPGNDFFRYANGTWLDHTPIPADKPAVSLRLAMTDLTEQRLHDLMEAAAQGKAGDATLQSKVGMFYRSFMDQTHLDALGAKPITPQLDAVKQAATRDAQAALMGRTNTDFDGSLFNISIDVDLKDINQYAVYVSQAGLGMPDRDYYLKPDFAKQKAAYQTYVTRLLTLAGWPQPDAAAKDVVAFETAIAQASISKVEQRDPVAMYNPMSVSDLQKLAPGFAWSDFFKAAQLGKQAHVVVMEKTAFPKLTALYAKTPVTTIQAWQAARIADNAAYYLSDPFQQAYFEMHNKTLAGQQQIEARWKRGVHAVSGGDCEVGERLYCFGNLGWAVGQLYTDTYFPAASKVKIEQLVGNLKAAYHVRIEKLDWMGPETRKEALKKLDTYTIKVGYPDHPRDYTDVAIQGDDLAGNVLRAAQADWSFYVNRLDKPVDRSDWSMTPQTNDAYNGTLRDIVFPAAILQPPIFDPNADPAINYGAIGGFIGHELTHGFDDEGRKIDASGALRDWWTPADAKAFEERAKKLGAQYDAFEPLPGVHINGNLSMGENIADLGGLTLALDAYHASLHGKPAPVIDGLTGDQRVFLGWAQAWRGKLTDDAIRRQVTSDPHSPRAFRVNGPVRNIDAWYQAFDVQSGDKLYLDPKDRVRIW, from the coding sequence ATGGTCAGCAGGATTCTGGCAGCGGCATGCGCGTGTGCACTGGCGTTCGGCACGGCCCATGCGGCCGACGCATCGACGGGCAAGCCGCACTATGGCGCGTGGGGCTTCGACCAGGCGGGCGGCGATAGCTCGGTCAAACCCGGCAACGACTTCTTCCGCTACGCCAACGGCACCTGGCTGGACCACACGCCGATTCCCGCCGACAAACCAGCCGTCAGCCTGCGACTGGCGATGACCGACCTCACCGAGCAACGGCTGCATGACCTGATGGAAGCAGCAGCACAGGGCAAGGCCGGCGACGCGACGCTCCAAAGCAAAGTCGGGATGTTCTACCGCTCTTTCATGGACCAGACCCACCTCGACGCGCTGGGCGCAAAACCGATCACTCCGCAACTCGATGCGGTGAAACAAGCTGCCACGCGCGATGCGCAAGCCGCGCTGATGGGCCGTACCAACACCGATTTCGACGGTTCTCTGTTCAACATCAGCATCGATGTCGACCTGAAGGACATCAACCAATACGCCGTTTATGTGTCGCAGGCCGGTCTGGGTATGCCGGACCGTGACTACTATCTCAAGCCGGATTTCGCGAAACAGAAGGCCGCCTACCAGACCTACGTCACGCGCCTTCTCACGCTGGCCGGCTGGCCGCAACCCGACGCCGCGGCGAAGGACGTGGTGGCGTTCGAGACGGCCATCGCGCAGGCCAGCATCAGCAAAGTCGAGCAGCGCGATCCGGTGGCCATGTACAACCCGATGAGCGTCAGTGATCTGCAAAAGCTCGCGCCCGGGTTCGCCTGGAGCGATTTCTTCAAGGCGGCGCAACTCGGAAAGCAGGCGCACGTGGTCGTGATGGAGAAGACCGCCTTCCCGAAGCTGACCGCGCTATATGCAAAGACGCCTGTCACGACCATCCAGGCATGGCAGGCCGCGCGCATCGCAGACAACGCCGCCTATTACCTCTCGGATCCGTTCCAGCAAGCGTACTTCGAGATGCACAACAAGACGTTGGCCGGCCAACAGCAGATCGAAGCGCGCTGGAAGCGCGGTGTGCATGCCGTGTCGGGAGGCGATTGCGAGGTAGGCGAACGCCTTTATTGCTTCGGCAACCTCGGCTGGGCGGTGGGCCAGCTCTACACGGATACGTATTTCCCCGCCGCGTCCAAAGTGAAGATCGAGCAACTCGTCGGCAACCTGAAGGCGGCCTACCACGTACGCATCGAGAAACTCGACTGGATGGGCCCGGAAACACGCAAGGAAGCGCTGAAGAAGCTCGACACCTACACCATCAAGGTCGGCTACCCCGACCATCCGCGTGATTACACCGACGTCGCCATCCAAGGCGACGACCTAGCCGGCAACGTGCTGCGCGCGGCGCAAGCCGACTGGTCGTTCTACGTGAATCGTCTGGACAAGCCGGTCGACCGCAGCGACTGGAGCATGACGCCACAGACCAACGATGCCTATAACGGTACGCTGCGCGACATCGTCTTTCCTGCCGCCATCCTGCAGCCGCCGATCTTCGATCCCAACGCCGACCCCGCCATCAACTATGGCGCCATCGGCGGCTTCATTGGTCACGAGCTCACGCACGGCTTCGACGACGAAGGCCGCAAGATCGACGCCAGCGGTGCGCTGCGCGACTGGTGGACGCCCGCCGATGCAAAGGCCTTCGAGGAACGCGCGAAGAAACTCGGTGCGCAGTACGACGCTTTCGAGCCGCTGCCCGGCGTGCACATCAACGGCAACCTGTCCATGGGCGAGAACATCGCCGACCTCGGTGGACTCACCCTCGCGCTCGACGCCTACCATGCCTCGCTGCATGGCAAGCCCGCACCGGTGATCGACGGCCTTACCGGCGACCAGCGCGTGTTCCTGGGCTGGGCGCAGGCGTGGCGCGGCAAACTCACCGACGACGCCATCCGCCGCCAGGTGACCAGCGACCCGCACTCGCCGCGAGCATTCCGCGTCAACGGACCGGTGCGCAACATCGATGCGTGGTATCAGGCGTTCGACGTGCAGTCGGGCGACAAGCTGTACCTCGATCCGAAGGATCGGGTGCGGATTTGGTAA
- a CDS encoding cation:proton antiporter, whose amino-acid sequence MGHPLLLIQLVVIIVAARLVATIARRFGQPAVVGEMLAGLALGPIVFGAIAPTWQQRLFPADSLGNLQSLSTLGLVLFMVVVGAELRVPASARGGLLRPAAWIGGISVVLPMALALGIAPLLYANYAPPGITKTAFALFFATACAITALPVMARIVKERGLTDSLPGRLGIAAAAVVDVLAWIMLACVVALISAHGDWAPFWRTVMGLVLLLALTWFVLRPLCARLLARHAPEGNANAAVLAFLLAGAFGCAAITEWLNLHAVFGAFLFGVCLPRDDRLLHKLIERVEHVTVATLVPVFFVLAGLSTSAQVLTGGAGVALLLVLAVAVLGKLLGGTAGARIAGQSWRDSFTIGSLMNARGMMELIVIKVGLDAGVINTAMFTILLVMAIVTTMMTTPMVMASYGRARHGTAVASNR is encoded by the coding sequence ATGGGTCATCCGCTTCTGCTCATCCAGCTCGTAGTGATCATCGTGGCCGCGCGTCTGGTCGCGACGATTGCCCGTCGCTTCGGTCAGCCGGCTGTGGTGGGCGAGATGCTGGCGGGGCTGGCGCTTGGCCCTATCGTGTTCGGCGCCATCGCGCCCACGTGGCAGCAGCGACTGTTTCCGGCGGACAGCCTGGGCAACCTGCAGAGCCTGAGTACGCTGGGCCTGGTCCTTTTCATGGTGGTGGTGGGCGCGGAGTTGCGCGTGCCGGCCAGTGCGCGCGGCGGTTTGCTGCGGCCGGCCGCATGGATCGGCGGCATCTCGGTCGTGCTGCCGATGGCGCTCGCCCTGGGTATCGCGCCGCTGCTGTATGCGAACTACGCGCCGCCAGGCATTACCAAGACGGCCTTCGCGCTGTTCTTCGCTACTGCCTGCGCCATCACCGCGTTGCCGGTCATGGCGCGCATCGTGAAGGAGCGCGGCCTCACCGACAGTCTGCCGGGGCGATTGGGTATTGCCGCGGCCGCCGTGGTCGATGTGCTTGCGTGGATCATGCTGGCCTGTGTGGTGGCATTGATCAGCGCGCATGGTGACTGGGCACCGTTCTGGCGCACCGTGATGGGTCTGGTGCTGCTACTTGCGCTGACGTGGTTCGTGCTGCGCCCGCTATGCGCGCGGTTGCTGGCGCGTCACGCCCCGGAAGGCAATGCGAACGCCGCTGTGCTCGCCTTCCTTCTGGCGGGGGCCTTTGGTTGCGCAGCCATCACCGAATGGCTCAACTTGCACGCCGTGTTCGGTGCCTTCCTGTTCGGCGTGTGCCTGCCGCGCGACGACCGCCTGCTGCACAAGCTGATCGAGCGCGTGGAGCACGTGACAGTGGCGACGCTGGTGCCGGTGTTCTTCGTGCTGGCGGGCCTGAGCACCAGTGCACAAGTGCTCACGGGTGGCGCAGGTGTGGCGTTGCTGCTGGTGCTGGCTGTTGCCGTGCTGGGCAAGCTACTGGGTGGCACGGCGGGAGCGCGCATCGCCGGGCAGAGCTGGCGCGACAGCTTCACCATCGGCTCGCTGATGAATGCGCGCGGGATGATGGAGTTGATCGTCATCAAGGTTGGCCTTGATGCAGGCGTCATCAACACCGCGATGTTCACCATCCTGCTAGTGATGGCCATTGTCACCACGATGATGACGACGCCGATGGTGATGGCGTCGTACGGGCGGGCGCGACACGGAACGGCGGTTGCGTCAAATCGCTGA